In the genome of Pan troglodytes isolate AG18354 chromosome 15, NHGRI_mPanTro3-v2.0_pri, whole genome shotgun sequence, one region contains:
- the CIPC gene encoding CLOCK-interacting pacemaker: MERKNPSRESPRRLSAKVGKGTEMKKVARQLGMAAAESDKDSGFSDGSSECLSSAEQMESEDMLSALGWSREDRPRQNSKSAKNAFPTLSPMVVMKNVLVKQGSSSSQLQSWTVQPSFEVISAQPQLLFLHPPVPSPVSPCHTGEKKSDSRNYLPILNSYTKIAPHPGKRGLSLGPEEKGTSGVQKKICTERLGPSLSSSEPTKAGAVPSSPSMPAPPSAKLAEDSALQGVPSLVAGGSPQTLQPVSSSHVAKAPSLTFASPASPVCASDSTLHGLESNSPLSPLSANYSSPLWAAEHLCRSPDIFSEQRQSKHRRFQNTLVVLHKSGLLEITLKTKELIRQNQATQVELDQLKEQTQLFIEATKSRAPQAWAKLQASLTPGSSNTGSDLEAFSDHPDI; encoded by the exons ATGGAGAGGAAAAACCCATCCAGAGAGAGCCCCAGAAGACTCTCTGCCAAAGTAGGCAAAGGCACAGAGATGAAGAAAGTGGCTCGTCAGCTTGGGATGGCTGCTGCTGAGTCAGACAAGGACTCTGGCTTTTCAG ATGGGAGCTCGGAATGTCTGAGCTCTGCAGAGCAGATGGAGTCCGAGGACATGCTGAGCGCCTTAGGCTGGAGCAGAGAAGACAGGCCGAGGCAGAACTCCAAAAGTGCAAAGAATGCCTTCCCTACCCTGTCTCCCATGGTCGTCATGAAGAATGTGCTTGTCAAACAG GGCAGCAGCTCATCCCAGCTCCAGTCGTGGACTGTCCAGCCCTCCTTTGAAGTGATCTCAGCACAGCCACAGCTCTTATTCCTTCATCCACCTGTACCATCTCCTGTCAGTCCATGTCACACTGGTGAGAAAAAGTCCGACTCCAGGAACTACTTGCCCATTCTGAATTCTTACACCAAAATAGCCCCACATCCAGGCAAAAGGGGCCTTTCCCTTGGCccagaagaaaaaggaacaagtgGAGTGCAGAAGAAAATCTGTACTGAGAGACTTGGGCCTAGCTTGTCTTCCAGTGAGCCAACCAAGGCTGGTGCTGTCCCATCCAGTCCCTCGATGCCAGCACCACCCAGCGCCAAACTTGCCGAGGACTCAGCTCTGCAGGGTGTGCCCTCTCTGGTGGCAGGTGGAAGTCCACAGACTCTTCAGCCGGTATCCAGCAGTCACGTGGCTAAAGCTCCCAGTCTGACCTTCGCTTCCCCCGCCAGTCCTGTCTGCGCATCAGACAGCACTCTCCATGGGTTAGAGAGCAACTCTCCCCTTTCACCACTGTCCGCTAATTATAGCTCACCTTTATGGGCTGCAGAGCACCTCTGCCGCAGCCCAGATATCTTTTCAGAGCAGCGGCAGAGCAAACATAGGCGCTTTCAGAATACCCTAGTAGTCCTACATAAATCTGGTTTGCTGGAGATCACTTTGAAAACCAAGGAGTTGATTCGTCAGAATCAGGCAACTCAGGTAGAACTAGACCAGCTAAAGGAGCAAACCCAGCTGTTTATAGAAGCCACCAAGAGCAGGGCCCCTCAGGCTTGGGCCAAGCTGCAGGCATCTTTAACACCTGGGTCCAGTAATACAGGCAGTGACCTAGAAGCATTCTCTGATCACCCAGACATATAG